GCCCAAGCCTTATGGAACAACATGAAGCCAATATATTAGTAGTAGATGATGAAGAAAGAATCAGACGTTTATTACGCATGTACTTAGAACGAGAGAATTATATTATTGAAGAAGCCGTAAATGGTCAGCAGGCGTTAGAAATGGCTCTGGAATCGGAGTATGACCTCATTCTGTTGGATGTTATGATGCCTGAAATGGATGGCGTTGAAATGTGTCAAGAACTGCGCAAAACAAAAGCAACTCCAGTTATGATGCTGACAGCAAAAGGGGAAGAGGGAAATCGAGTCCAAGGATTTGAAGTGGGTGCTGATGATTATATCGTTAAACCCTTTAGTCCTAGAGAAGTTGTGCTACGAGTAAAAGCATTACTTAGAAGATCATCAACAACTAAGTTTTTGCAAACCGATGTACAAACAAAAGATTTACTCGTTTTTAACCAATTAACCATTGATAATGATGCACATAGAGTGAGCGTTGATGGACAAGATATTGGCTTAACCCCTAAGGAGTATGAGTTATTGTATTATTTGGCTCAATCACCGGATAAGGTGTTTTCACGTGAGCAGTTATTAAAAGACGTATGGAATTATGAGTTTTTTGGTGATCTACGTACAGTTGATACGCATATTAAAAGGCTTAGAGAAAAATTAAATCGAGTATCTGAAGAAACGGCTGCTATGATTGCGACCGTGTGGGGTGTAGGCTATAAATTCGAGGCAGTGAGAGCCTAATGCTGT
The nucleotide sequence above comes from Alkalicoccobacillus plakortidis. Encoded proteins:
- a CDS encoding response regulator transcription factor — translated: MEQHEANILVVDDEERIRRLLRMYLERENYIIEEAVNGQQALEMALESEYDLILLDVMMPEMDGVEMCQELRKTKATPVMMLTAKGEEGNRVQGFEVGADDYIVKPFSPREVVLRVKALLRRSSTTKFLQTDVQTKDLLVFNQLTIDNDAHRVSVDGQDIGLTPKEYELLYYLAQSPDKVFSREQLLKDVWNYEFFGDLRTVDTHIKRLREKLNRVSEETAAMIATVWGVGYKFEAVRA